DNA from Streptococcus parasuis:
ACAGAATCCAATCCCAAACTTCCACCAATAACAAATGTAATATCTGAATAGCCACTAGTCGTAATAGTATCTAATTTTTTACTAAATTCCTCTGAAGGGAATTGGGTTCCTTCAATCGCCAATACAATGACAAATGCTCGATCAGAGATTTTTGACATGATGCGATCAGACTCTTTTTTCAGAATTTGTTCATTCTCTGCCTGACTAGCATTGTCTGGTGTTTTTTCATCTTGTAGTTCTATGAATTCAAGCTTCGCAAATCTTCCCAACCTCTTTGCATATTCGTT
Protein-coding regions in this window:
- the rlmH gene encoding 23S rRNA (pseudouridine(1915)-N(3))-methyltransferase RlmH; this encodes MKIKLITVGKLKEKYLKDGINEYAKRLGRFAKLEFIELQDEKTPDNASQAENEQILKKESDRIMSKISDRAFVIVLAIEGTQFPSEEFSKKLDTITTSGYSDITFVIGGSLGLDSVVKNRANLLMSFGKLTLPHQLMRLVLIEQIYRAFMIQQGSPYHK